TGGGGGGGTTGAATATGAAAACTTAAAACACAAATCACTTGTCTTGGAGCTGTATTTATCACTCTTGAGGTAGTCAAAGAGCATGTAATCAGATCAAATTTGGTGCAGAGCTCAGGGGCTGCACTGTCAATCGATTCTTTGTGTTCTCAACTTGCTCAAAGTGATCCAGTCAGTGGGCATGTAATGTAGTGCTGAAGGACTTAAATCAATTCGCTGCATCATTAATAGTGCTAAATATCCCATGAAATGCAATCTTCCTTGGTTTGTTATCTGTTAACTGTTGTATAGTTGCTACTAGATGATTCAGCTGAAATGTTGTTGCTAGGTTAGCTGGCAGTGCTAATCAAGGTTGACTTACTTTAAGTATTTAGCTGAACGCAAAGGATATGGTGAAGTAAATGCTGTTTCAGTGACCTGCTCTTTTAACCTCAACCCTTCAGGCTGAGCGTCTTATGGAACAAGCTAGCtgctgggaaaaggaagagcaaGAAATATTCTCCACAAGAACTAATAGTAGGCAATCACCTGCAAAAGTacaatctaaaaataaatatttgcgATCTCCAGAAAGTTTGGCAGTGGTGGGGGAGCGAGGGCAATCCACAGAACAATCTAAAGAAAGCAGTGAGGAGGATGGCGGGGATGAGAATCAACAGAGTTCGCCTCCCCGGCTGACAAAGCCACAGTCACTGGCCATAAAAAGAAAGGTGTGTTACCTCAATGGTTTGATTTAGTCATTTGTCTCTGCTTTCAATCAAATGGTGATAATTGAAATAACAATCTCATTTTTTACAAACATTAATTAGACTGTTTTAATCCTTTCTGTTATTTGGATACTTAACAactcctctcttctcttttttctcctccattcAGTCTTTTATATTTGGATTTTTCATGGACCTATGAAGTAGTAGTGACACAAAACCCCCAGAATttcctgttaatttttaaactagTGATTGCCCTCTGCTGTTTGGCATTGGTATTGGTTCAATATTTGAAGGGGGTGTTTTTTTGTATTAGGATGGAGTCCTGCTTATGGGGTtgtctttttattgtttttagtATAGGAACTCCTAAAAGGGGaatactgtttttcaaaaggaatgctgttttaaaaaaaaaggcggCGGGGGGTGTGTGTTTACCTACCCATATTCTAATTTACCGGAGATTTACATATTAAATTCTGGTTACTGCTATGCTTGataattctttatttctttgaaaagtcAACTCTGAGTGGCTTAAATTAGTAAACATAAGAATCCCAAAATTCTCACCTCAGCCTATGTGTTTAGGTGTTTCAGGTGAGAATTGGAAAATTGGAGTGTCTCTTTGGTTATATTTCAAATGAGCAAACTTGAAAATAACTATGAATCTCTAAGAATgtgtaataggaaaaaaatcttgaacAGTTTTTTCTGTATAGCAGCCAACTGTAGCATTCTTGACATCCACAACATTGTTGTTATCTATGTACCTacttatttataaaaatagtaGAAACCCAAAATGTAGAAGAATAAACTTTGATACTTGTGAAGGTTGTTGGGGAATTACAAACCTAGAGAGGAAAAATGTATAAGTACAATTTATGTAATAGTGCTAGGAATATTATTtgacagaagaaagcaaaaggcaCTTCAATATGAAGAAAATTCTAATCATAATTTTCACTTCAAGAGCGGTTTGGTTACATGAATACATACCTGTTTTAAGTGTTTAGACATTTTACTTCTAGATTCTGTGTACATTTGAATTTGATGCAATGTAAAGTGTTCTTTGAATGAGTAAATAGATTATTGTAAACTCACTCTACAAAAATCTGTCCAGAATCAGCTAACAAATGGGAATGTAGGAAGAGTGATATTTgtggaattatttttcagagaCCTTTcatactgaaaaagaaaagaggccGTAAACGCAGAAGGATAAATAGCAGTGTTACAACAGAGACAATTTCTGAAACAACAGAGGTGTTGAATGAGCCATTTGATAATTCCGACGAAGAGCGTCCCATGCCACAGCTGGAACCCACCTGCGAGATGGACGGGGAAGATGATGACTTGAAACCTGTGATTAGAAAAGCTTTTGAGTGTCAACCTGGGCAGCAgaaacaggaggaggaagaagagcagaACAAGGAGGAGAAAGATATTCGTTGTTACAAGAGTGATGAAACTGGCACAGGTAAACTCTAAAATGGTCTTGTatcttcagaaaattaattttggtgGGTGGATTTCAAaggaagtatttatttttgtcataaCTCCGGACATTTTTATTTACCCATTTTGGTCTTAAAGTCTTACGGtcttaaaaatgctttctgcaTTAAACTCACATAGTTTATTATAATTCAGAATTCAGTGGTAGCTTCAGatctttagttttgttttttattgtgtttaCTTATGTTATTCCTGACCCATTAATATTATAATCTGCTTTTTGCATTCAGGAAACAAATGTTTTCCAGTCTGAGGCATTGCAGTTCTTGTCATATTGTCTAAAACAACATTTTTGTGCCTACAACAGAGCCTTTCATACTCAGCAGAGCAAAGAGTGGAATATTGTCTAATATAGTATTTGTATCCCTTGTAAAGGATATAAGCAAAAATTAAGATTTGATTTACACAGCTgtctttttcttcagcattaTTGGTAATTCAGTGAAAGGTTTGTTGCTTCTGTGGCACAGTATATCCTCAGCACCAGGGtccctatttttttctccacaaaagAGATGGAGAAACTGTGTTCTTTCAAAGCTGCTTATATAGTTTGATTTCAAGGATGTTTCCTGTCAGAAAAGCTAATGGATGGGTAGTGAGACTACTAATGAGCTGTTCTGAGTGTATACTCATGCCTTGACCTCCTGGCTCTTTAAATTATGCTTATAAATTTTAATTCCAGAATGAATGACTAGATTTTCTGGTCTCTGTATTTCCTCTAAGAAGGTACTACTGCGGTATATTTCCATTTACATGGGAAGTTTCAGCTTTGTGATCCTCAGTTGAGGGATCATGTGCTGATTCtattttaaacagcttttaTGTGACTAGAGCAACTATGTTGGTGCTGTTACAAACCTGTGCACAGGTACCTTAGAATATTAGCACTGTCCATGCTCCTCAACAGAAGTTAATTTAAACTGATGGAAGCAAGTTCTGAGTGTTCTAGCAATGTCCCGTTGGTCAGGTTTGCACTGTTTCAAGTAGGCTGATGTTGTGTATTTGCCCATGGACCATGTCATCACATTGCTATAGCAATAAAGGAGTATTGCTGAAGCCATTACACTCCCAGGTACAGCATGTTGTATCTTGGtaattctccctttttttctggtgtATATGTAAGTGGTAtctggggagaaaggaaaggggcaAGTGTGTTCAGGTACTTTTTTTGTAGTCAATGGATTAATTTAGTATTCTTATGCACTGTTTAATTTCAATTATCTTTTGCCATCTATCATCTATTGTGAGCTGTGTCATGATATGTTGCCCATGTGAAGATACTGTGATGAACCACTTTTTTAGGTGTTGGTACTAAAGCGTGATTAGATTATAGCTTGTCTTGCAGAATAGTCAAACAAGAAACTCCAGACTCTCATGTTATTACTGTCAAAAAACATAAATATGCATTAAATCAGTGTGTGTGAAGTGATGGCATACTTGTATTCTAAAACCAAAGGttgaaaatcaaatatttgGACAATATTTGCTTCATTTTACATGTCATTTAAATCTCTGGACAACTTCTAGTGCATAAATGGTGGTTTAGATAGTCACTGTTAAAAGGCCACCAAACAATAACATGTCTGAGTAAGCATTTGAACTATAGATACTGTGTCATTATATTGTGGTTTGAGATCTGTTTATAGCTCTTGTTTCATGGTTTCTTaatacattttgattttttaaattacttttgggtttatattttaaaatattgattaGTTTGTGCAAgctaagacttttttttttctctgttgcctCCCAAAGATAATACAGAGGATGTAGCTGTGTTGGAAGAAAGCACTAAAGACAATCTTGAACCTTTAAAGAGTAAGCAGAGTTGGCCCAAAGGAGTTAAGCGTGGTCCATCTAAATGGagacaaagcaaagaaaggaaaccTGGCTTTAAGCTTAATTTATACACTCCACCTGAGACTCCTCTGGAGCCTGACTATCAGGTGCTGGTGGAAGAACAAAaggaagcagctgaagacaagcCCTGCTCAGTTCCTGCTGTTACAGAGGAAGCTGTTAAAGAACCTGTTGAAGTTTTGCCACCACCAGATGATGAGGTGAAAGAGGTAGAACCTGAACCTCTGCGTCCACCCAGTGAACAcctggaaaaacaagaaaatgatACCGTGAAAGctggggaagaagaaaggagcaTAGAAGAAGGTGGAATCAATTCAAAAGATcaagaaaaagacaaagcagaggAAGTGTTTGTGCAAAAAGAGGAGTCTGTGCATTTGGATGatcaggaggaagaggaggaggaggatgaagaacCTTCTCACAATGAGGATCATGATGCAGATGATGAAGATGATAGCCACATGGGTTCAACAGAAGTGGAGAAAGAGGAATTACCCGGTGAAGCTTtgaaggaaatgctggaaaCACAGCAATCTTTTTTAGACGTAAATGTTCAAACTGGTAATTCAAATCAGGAGGAGTTAATGGATTGTGGTGTTGACCTTGCAGCTGATGAGTGTGAAGGTGACCAGAAAGAACTCACTACAGATTCAGACCCAGTGCCTGAATCTGATGATGATCATACAGGTAACGACCAGGACCAAAAAGCTGGTGAAGAATTACATTCCGATTTCAAGGGAGAGAGTACTGAGACCATGGAGATAGACTCAGAGACGGTTCAAGCAGTACAGTCTCTAACCCAAGAAGCAAGTGAACATGAAGATACATTTCAGGACTGTGCAGAGACTCAAGAGGCCTGTAGAAGTTTGCAGAACTATGCCCATAATGACCAAAGTCCCCAAATGACCACACTGGATGACTGTCAGCAGTCTGACCACAGTAGCCCAGTTTCTTCTGTGCACTCTCATCCCAGCCAATCAGTTCGTTCTGTTAATAGTCCAAATGTTGCTCCTTTAGAGAACAGCTATGCTCAAATCAGCCCAGATCAAAGTGCCATTTCTGTGCCATCTCTACAGAACATGGAGACCAGCCCAATGATGGATGTTCCCTCTGTTTCTGATCATTCACAACAAGTTGTGGATAGTGGGTTTAGTGATTTAGGAAGTATTGAGAGCACAacagaaaactatgaaaacCCAAGCAGTTATGATTCTACAATGGGTAATAGTATCTGTGGAAACAACTCTTCTCAAAACAGTTGCTCGTACAGTAGCCTTACATCTAGTAACCTAACACAGAGTagctgtgcagtgacccagcagATGTCTAGCATTAATGGAAGCTGCAGTATGATGCAACAAGCAAACATCAATTCTCCTCCCACTTGTAATGTAAAATCTCCCCAAGGTTGTGTTGTTGAAAGGCCTCCAAGCAGCAACCAACAGTTATCCCAGTGCAGCATGGCTGCTAATTTTACACCACCTATGCAGTTAACTGAAATCCCCGAAACTAGCAATGCCAACATTGGATTATATGAAAGAATGGGGCAGAGTGAGTTTGGAGCAGGGCATTACCCACAGCCATCTGCCACCTTCAGCCTTGCCAAACTGCAACAGTTAACTAACACGCTTATGGATCATTCTTTGCCTTACAGCCATTCAGCTGCTGTAACTTCCTATGCAAACAGTGCCTCTTTGTCCGCCCCCTTAAGTAACACAGGGCTTGTCCAGCTTTCTCAGTCTCCACATGCTGTTCCTGGAGGACCCCAAGCACAGGCTACTATGACCCCTCCCCCCAACCTTACTCCTCCTCCCATGAATTTGCCACCTCCCCTTTTGCAGCGTAATATGACTTCATCAAATATTGGAATATCCCACACCCAAAGACTGCAGACTCAGATGACCAGCAAAGGTCATGTTTCTGTAAGAACCAAATCCACGCCTCtgccacctgctgctgcagcccatcAGCCACAGATCTATGGGCGTGCTTCACAGACTGTGGCCATGCAGGGGCCCGCACGGACCTTAACAATGCAGCGTGGTATGAACATGAGTGTAAATTTGATGCCAGCCCCAGCTTATAATGTCAATTCAGTGAACATGAATATGAATACCCTTAATGCTATGAATGGTTATAGTATGTCACAGCCAATGATGAATAGTGGCTATCACAGTAATCATGGGTATATGAATCAAACACCCCAGTACCCTATGCAGATGCAGATGGGAATGATGGGAACTCAGCCATATGCACAGCAGCCAATGCAGACAGCACCCCACAGTAACATGATGTACACTCCTCCGGGCCATCATGGCTACATGAATACAGGCATGTCTAAACAGTCTCTCAATGGATCCTACATGAGAAGGTAGGACCTTGGGAGAGACACACTACCAAACTGGCGTATTGGATTGGTCTGCACAAATACTTTTTGGAGAGTACGATTTCAAAACCAGCAATTGGTGTGAATGCAAAAACATTTGTTGGCACCATGTAAAAGCTGTATGCAGCAGAAAGCCTTATacaagtttttctttatttcttgttttggttgttttgtttgtttgagtttttgtttagttttttaacTTTGCGAGATTTAACTTCTCTTTGGGGGGAATTAGatgattttccattttctgtttatttcgTTGAGCTTGAAGTTCTCTGGAAAGGAAGGACTCTTTCTTTGAACTGCAGTTACACAGCAGCTGATGGTTCAGAGCCATTTTATGTGCCTGCTCCCATTAAAAATGTGGATAAATAGACTCCAAAACTATCAGACAGTACTGGATCATgagcttttctctctcctttccccacatGTAAATGCCTTTTAGCAGTTCTTTTGttgtattattttgtttctgaaggtGACACTTCTGCATGCCGCTAATGTCTATGTTAGTGACAGTGCATTTTGTAGTACTGTACAAGTGTTGTGCTTAACAGTAAGccatttcttaatttttttgcctTGATTAGGTTACCCTAGTTTGAGGGGTAAAAAAACCAGAACTATATTTTTGTTAATTATAAAacttgtaaaaataataaaaaaagctgcaaaagcGGTTCACATTTTGGTTAGCTCAAAGGGTTTTATTGCTGTATGTTTAGTGTAAAGTTGAGactcttttccatttttgtgaCCAGTTTCTTTGGGGCCGGGGTAGGAAAAAAGGCAgctttctgttttataaatacTGTTATGGTTTTTTGTTGATTGAAACATCTCAGTGTTTATTTGTCaagttttgaaacattttcGTATATGTCCAAAAACTTGgcaggattaaaaaaaacaaaaaaagtagtgaACTTGGTGTAAAGTTGCTATTTTATGGAAATGCCTCTAACTTTACATTTTCATTCCATCTGTAGATTTTTCTATCTTTATAAAATATTGGAGTtattttttaagggaaaaaatagagcAGTAGCGTGTGAATAGCTCAAACTAAGCTTACAGATCGCATGTAAAAAGGCAAAAGTTATTTGTGTCTGTTTATATTGCTTCCTTTTTTGTAGCCTTTGTACCTGTACAGAGTGACTGTAAGGGCCGAACAGAAGAGGCTTGATACATGTAAAAATAGGACCCAGTGACACTCTTGTATTTATCTGTTATCTTTTTAGTcagtcacttaaaaaaaatacccacaaaacccccacccaagcaacaaaaataaaaacgGCAAAAAACAACACCCCCCCAAGCTGTAcattttaacataaaataaattatgatgAGCCATTTTTAGCCTCTTGTGTCTTGTCATAGTTTGATGTTGCATGGGAATTACCTCCTGAAACAGTGTTTGTTACGGTGCTCTCACATGCTTGATCTAAAGCCCATGAAAGTTGGTGGGGTTTGGATTAGGCTGTTAGAGCCTAAATGTAGTTACTCATCATAATTGCATACATCTTGTGAAAATAAAGAGTAtctaagattattttttttaataatcttaataaaatattgaataaatatgtatttaatacattaaaaagtTGTCAATATTTAATGTATGAAACTTCTTTCCTATAGAaagtgtttatatatatatatgtatatgaaaGGATATATGGTAGTAacagacatggtgtttgaaCTGTATTTTAATGATAGAATAGTAACCTTTTCCTTTGTCATTGTTTCTGGGTGACATGATGATGCACACTCTGTGTTGAATATATGAATTCTGTGTACATGGATATGGGTGCACCCAAACATGCACAGAGATGAACACTTCCAATCTAGCAACAGAAAGTCTGTAAATACCAAGAAGGCTGTCTATACGTGGAGCTTAGGAGTGGGAAAGTTCAAATGTAGTATGTGTGAATCTACACCAGACAAAATCCTtgtaataatttttcaaaatgcttctaATGTGAATGTTGCCACTGAATCCCCCCTCCAGGCCACTGACACTGCAGGAAGTTTGCTGGCTAAGGTGAAAGGATTGGTCATCTTGACTGAAAACTGTGTCCCCATTCCAGTATATAAAGCAGCGTTATAGGTAGTATTGCATATGCCCAAAAGTCaaagaaatatgtatttcttcAAACAAAACCATTACTCTGTGGAGTTGCCAAATCAAGGAACTGATCCTATGGACTCATGTGCATAACCTGTTCAGTTCTAGTGCAGTGGAGCACCAGTCTAAAACAGTGGAGCTGAATGGGAGCTAAAATTGCTGGTCAAATGGTAATGTGGAGTATCCTGCGTTTTAGGAGTTTAGAACTCTTGATAAGGAGAGTACAATACAACAAAGATCTTGGTTCATGCCACTTATATAATTGAATTTGTTTGTTGAAGGCAGAGAGTATTCATAGTACTAAACTATGTCTTCATCTTCACAAAGTAACTGTCACCTTTTTTATGCTTAAGGGGAAGGTGAACTCTGTTATGTGCAGCCTTCAAGTGTGTTTAGTTAGGACCAtatctttttaaataattgcatCTCCAAGTAGTAGtatgttttgtgggttttttcatttgtgtgttTTTACAGTCAATGAAAAGGCACCTGAGTCTTTTATCTGATACTGTTTAGTTCCAGGTTTTGAAGCCTGATCAGACCTTCTTCCCATTTCAAATATGTGCTAACTTGAAACAGAGCATCCTGACTCCGGCATGTTGTCAACATTCTGTATTTACAGTATATGGATTATAAGTGGGTTGGAAAATTGTGTGTGCACAGCAGGCAAGTTtccaatgctttttttttttatttcagaactgAATTCGTTTCAGGAGGACAGGGAGCACTCCTACATATTTTCCTGTAATGACTGTTTACCTATGGATTGCATTACTGCActaaaatttctgttttataagAAGACTGTCTTTTCCTTTACAAATATACTTGTTTTATGTATTGTGTGCCCATTGCAGTGCCACTTTTGACTGGGTGCTCCTAACACTATCCCAGATGAGAATTAGCTCTTTCTTTTAGTGTCCTCCACAAATTCTTCACGGAATTGCAATAGATGATTCTTGTGGAATTCAGGAGGCTTCATTGCACATGCAATATTAGTCTTTGGTTTGACAATAGAATACTTCATACCACTAGAGACTGGCAAGAGGGAAATAAACTTGCCTccttctgtgtgtgtttcttgCAGAAGTCGTTGCTGCTAACACTTGGGAGTTCTAGTTAGCGGCTTGTGAGAGTTGCCTGGTTTGTGGAAATCACATGTTCCAGAACTGCTTTTTCTGATTTAATGATTCTAGGAGAATGGTAGGCAAGAAAGCTGGGAAGTAAATGAGAAGTATGTTTACTTCAGAGCTGTTTAATTGGCACAGTTGTACCAGCAGAGTCCTTCAGGCAAGTTGTGGTTCTAGGGAAGATATTTACTTGTCTTTGGAGCAGAACGCACCATCTGAAAGCTGCCAAAAGACAGTTCTGAAAGCTGCACTCTGGCCTTTTAGCCAAGACAGGAGTGCTTAGTGTTGCACTCAGGCTACCTCATCCCCTAGCAGTGCACAAAATAATAACTCTCATTTTGTACGAACTTCCTAGGAAGCTGTGTGATAGATGGAGAAACAATGGACTGCTGAACATACTAATCTTTCATGTTAGATCACTGACAATGTCTTTCACTTTTATAAGCTGTTTAATTTGTCCATCAGGCAGACTGGTGGATGGAAACAAACTACATTTATATCTAGCATGGTGAATAGCAAGAATGACCCTGGCAATTTTCTGTAGTGCTAAGGGTGATTAATTGTGCATGTAGATCAACAAATCCTCTTTGAGTTACAGCAGTCATCAAGCCACCTGCAGGATACATATAACCTGACTAAGGGAAATCCTGGTAGATACTTATCTTTTACTGTACTATTTGGTACAGAATTCCTGTCTGTAAAGCTAATGCTAAGAAAACTGCTGCTGCCATGGAGGTGAGAGTGTTCAGCTTTCACCATCAGCCTCAATGAAAGAGCAGGGCCATGCATCTGAAAGGCGGGTTTCTCTGACACCTGCCTGGGAGAACTGTTCCATGTTTGGGTTGTGAGTTAAACTGCAGTAGACAGTAAGGTGGTCTGAAAAGGTGAATTTGTATATGTCCGTGGAAGTAAATGGAAAGAGTTGAGGGACCCCATCCAGAAACATTTTTACTCTAAACCCATGTTGTGAGTGcttatttatttctgaagtgtCAAATTACTTCGAGTTCCCtattttttctgggttttttcttggtgatttttttttgtttgtttttctaatcCACGTATAGGGATGCTTAATTTGCTGAAAGTCCCAAAGTTTGTATTTATATTATGAATATTATTCACATTGTGATGTCTGATTTGTTTTTTAGCAGTAGTTTAGTTTATGTTAATTGCAATCTGCTGTGTCTGAGAATTGAAAAGGTATTTGTTGCATGGATAAATACAAATGATAAATCAAAAGCATAGTGTTATGGGTGTCTGCAGCCTTGGCTACAGTTAGTGCTTAGAACGAATGTTTTACTGGGTGTTAGCCCCCAAAAGAAAGTGAAGTAATAGGAAAGTCTTCGCACTGGAGATGGCAAGCCCGTGAAGAGCTGTTAACATACACAAAAAAGAGCATAAGGTTGTGCTCAACTCTGGTTTGTAGCATATACTCAGTTCTCAATGTCACATTTCTGCCCTGTGTTCTTTTTTAAGTATCCAAGACTTCTACACTTCATACTGCACCGAATTTGCAAAGTCTTTTGTCAGCTAGTAATTTATGTCAAATATGGCAAATGGAATACATTTAAGCAGAAAAGTAGACTTGGTGTCCCCATTAGTGTATTTGTGCCACTTCTGTCAACAAATTATTAACAAATGCGACTACATAGGAGCATAATGACCTACTAAGGTGATTAAAGCTGAGATAGGGGAAAACATTTCGTAGTGATAAACAATGTctggaagcagagcagcagctttctcCTGGGTAGTCAGGTCACAGATGTTTTTTAAAGGCTTcgctttttaaaaatctcattaGAACTGGTTATAATCTATAATTATTTAGGGACTATTAGGGCTTCACAAGTTCAGCACCAAACTTCTTCATGACAGTGTAAAGGACCTTTCTGTATGAATACAACCTTATAAAATTCAGGCAGTTGGAGGATTTAGGACAAGTTAAACAAGTTAAAATTGAAACTCCTAAAATGTCATGTGTATGTGTCTCCTTGAATTGTTGTCTGTTGTAGCTGCTTATGCATCTGACCTTCTCAAGGCTGTTACTTTGTTTCTAGTTTGCATGGTGTGCTGCAAAGTCCATTGAGAAGACTGAGTAGTTGATCCTCACGTGGAGGCTCTTTAAATGCGGTGCTGCCCTAGATTATCGTTGtgaaagaagaaatggagatGCCAGGAAACTGCACAAAAAGGCAAACTCCTGTGAAATCCTTCAGGACTCGGGACTAAACAGTTCATCAATGTTTTTCCTGCAAAATTTCTTCTAGTGCCTAGCTGCACTTCTGTAAAGGCCCTGTGCTTGGGTTAGGATCAGGATTTTGGGGGTGCTCAGGTAGAAGAGAGTTTTAAGTTGTGTCTGCTTTTGTGCTGTAAAAGGTTttctacagagagaaaaacttaTTTGTTGATGTAACAAAAAATTCTGCTAAGGCTGGAAATTTGTAAGGCAATGGGTTTAAAATTTGGCTTCCCTTCTTTCTCATCCTGACAACATTtcaaatgacttttttttttctagcaaatAACAAATGACCCTTGTGACTGTGTAATTAGCTacaccttctcctcccttccttttacGGAGTTTCTTTTCCAGTAGCACAACCCTGCTAGGAGCAATACTAGATGGTGGTGCTGTTCTGCTCATCATCAGGTGGTAGGCTGTTTTTGCTGTTcctcctctgcagtgccagtgctATGTCCAGTTCTCTCAGCTGCTTCAGGAAGCCCCGGTTTGGCAAGATGCAGCGGTGTCTTGACACTTGCTCAATGGCATCCACTACTGTCATGTCCTTGTAAATCATCAGGTAAGCCAAGACCAGTGTGGCTGAGCGGCTGCGCCCCATGGCGCAGTGAACCAGAACCTTGTCTGTGGGAACAAAGAGAAATGGTGCAGAGGTGACACTGGGTAATCCTTTTCTTTGACAGTTAAGGTTTCTGTAGTGCCCCTGCTCTGTTTGATGGTTTGAATATCCTTACCAGCATTTTATAAGGCCTGGCTTTTCACATGTGAGAAAACCAAGGCTGTAAATCTTATGGTAGTAACTGAACAGTGTTTACAGTAGAGATGATCCATTTAATCCTAAActaaatatctttttatttgTGAATAAAGCTTGCAGAGAAGGCCTAGGGGCTGCAGCCTTGTGTTAAGTAACATAGCAAGCCCTCCTGCAGCCTAATCTTACATGCCTCACAGACAGCGTGTATGGAATTCTGTGTTTGGGAATAATGAACAAAGCACAAGGGTGTGGGAGGATTTGGTATGCTATCACACCCTCCTTCCATGAGGGTAAATGGGTGCATGTGGGATACCTTTCTCAGTTCTACTAGCTAGACACAAAAAATAACCCAACTTGATTTTGTTTAGTTGTTCTGACAATAATGTGCTTTGAGATCTAGGTTGCATCACTTCATGCT
Above is a window of Pithys albifrons albifrons isolate INPA30051 chromosome 9, PitAlb_v1, whole genome shotgun sequence DNA encoding:
- the KAT6B gene encoding histone acetyltransferase KAT6B isoform X1, translating into MVKLANPLYTEWILEAIQKVKKQKQRPSEERICHAVCASHGLDKKTVSEQLELSVQDGSILKVTNKGLASYKDPDNPGRFSCVKPGAIPKSVKGSRGACNELRNVDWNKLLRRAIEGLQEPNGSSLKNIEKYLRSQNDLANIFNNPAFQQRLRLGAKRAVNNGRLLKDGPQYRVNYGSLESKGAPKYSSTFPASLPPVSLLPHEKDQPRADPIPICSFCLGTKESNREKKPEELLSCADCGSSGHPSCLKFCPELTTNVKALRWQCIECKTCSACRIQGKNADNMLFCDSCDRGFHMECCDPPLSRMPKGMWICQVCRPKKKGRKLLHEKAAQIRRRYAKPIGRPKNKLKQRMLSVTSDEGSVNAFTGRGSPGRGQKTKVCTTPSSGHAASVKDSSSRLPVTDPTRPGATTKITTTSTYISASTLKVNKKTKGLIDGLTKFFTPSPDGRRSRGEIIDFSKHYRPRKKVSQKQSCTSLVLATGTTQKLKPPPSSLLPSNPISGQSPSYQKSSTSTSNSPQSSSSQSSIPSFSSLPNSSQLKGLFDGLSHIYTTQGQSRKKGHPSYAPPKHLCSKPELSSTSASNSHFCGKKEVRSKFVSHACASGWGVSFKAIAHLKRTAFLKKHRTLGRLKYKVTPQMGTPTPGKGSLTDGRIKPDQDDDTEIKLSIKQENTDIFLLGSKDTVTQEDLEVFKQARELSLEKIGCKNTGETSGRYPSVIEFGKYEIQTWYSSPYPQEYARLPKLYLCEFCLKYMKSKNILLRHSEKCGWFHPPANEIYRRNDLSVFEVDGNVSKIYCQNLCLLAKLFLDHKTLYYDVEPFLFYVLTKNDEKGCHLVGYFSKEKLCQQKYNVSCIMIMPQYQRQGFGRFLIDFSYLLSRREGQAGSPEKPLSDLGRLSYLAYWKSVILEYLNCHHEKQISIKGMSRATGMCPHDIATTLQQHSMIDKREDRFVIIRREKLISSHMEKLKANPRINEVDPESLRWTPLLVSNAAVSEEEREAEKEAERLMEQASCWEKEEQEIFSTRTNSRQSPAKVQSKNKYLRSPESLAVVGERGQSTEQSKESSEEDGGDENQQSSPPRLTKPQSLAIKRKRPFILKKKRGRKRRRINSSVTTETISETTEVLNEPFDNSDEERPMPQLEPTCEMDGEDDDLKPVIRKAFECQPGQQKQEEEEEQNKEEKDIRCYKSDETGTDNTEDVAVLEESTKDNLEPLKSKQSWPKGVKRGPSKWRQSKERKPGFKLNLYTPPETPLEPDYQVLVEEQKEAAEDKPCSVPAVTEEAVKEPVEVLPPPDDEVKEVEPEPLRPPSEHLEKQENDTVKAGEEERSIEEGGINSKDQEKDKAEEVFVQKEESVHLDDQEEEEEEDEEPSHNEDHDADDEDDSHMGSTEVEKEELPGEALKEMLETQQSFLDVNVQTGNSNQEELMDCGVDLAADECEGDQKELTTDSDPVPESDDDHTGNDQDQKAGEELHSDFKGESTETMEIDSETVQAVQSLTQEASEHEDTFQDCAETQEACRSLQNYAHNDQSPQMTTLDDCQQSDHSSPVSSVHSHPSQSVRSVNSPNVAPLENSYAQISPDQSAISVPSLQNMETSPMMDVPSVSDHSQQVVDSGFSDLGSIESTTENYENPSSYDSTMGNSICGNNSSQNSCSYSSLTSSNLTQSSCAVTQQMSSINGSCSMMQQANINSPPTCNVKSPQGCVVERPPSSNQQLSQCSMAANFTPPMQLTEIPETSNANIGLYERMGQSEFGAGHYPQPSATFSLAKLQQLTNTLMDHSLPYSHSAAVTSYANSASLSAPLSNTGLVQLSQSPHAVPGGPQAQATMTPPPNLTPPPMNLPPPLLQRNMTSSNIGISHTQRLQTQMTSKGHVSVRTKSTPLPPAAAAHQPQIYGRASQTVAMQGPARTLTMQRGMNMSVNLMPAPAYNVNSVNMNMNTLNAMNGYSMSQPMMNSGYHSNHGYMNQTPQYPMQMQMGMMGTQPYAQQPMQTAPHSNMMYTPPGHHGYMNTGMSKQSLNGSYMRR